A window of the SAR324 cluster bacterium genome harbors these coding sequences:
- a CDS encoding ABC transporter permease codes for MDTVDRQSPLSTLLQISPISLILGFFLVLPIGTILIVSFWDYNDFSFFPDFVWTNYSDALGSNVTYKTYLNTLWYAGLTWFFTFIIGFTVAYFLAFHIHTTRWQIVLFLICTIPFWTSNIIRMISWIPFLGRNGVFNTMLQSIGLIDEPLEFLLFSDFSIVLAFVHLYALFMVVPIFNSMMRIDRSFIEAAIDGGANGWQTLTNVVIPLCKPGIAIGSIFVVTLVMGDYITVRLMGGGQRASVGVMMWNEISLLLYPAAAAHAVVLLAVVLIMVSLMMRVVDLKKEL; via the coding sequence TTGGATACCGTGGATCGTCAATCTCCTCTATCAACTCTGCTCCAAATTTCACCAATCAGCTTAATTCTGGGATTTTTTCTGGTTTTACCGATTGGAACAATTCTCATCGTTAGTTTTTGGGACTATAACGATTTCTCATTTTTTCCTGACTTTGTTTGGACAAACTACTCGGATGCGCTTGGGTCAAACGTCACCTACAAAACCTACTTAAACACCCTCTGGTACGCTGGTCTGACTTGGTTTTTTACATTCATCATTGGCTTCACAGTAGCTTATTTTCTAGCTTTTCATATTCACACAACACGTTGGCAAATCGTTTTATTCCTAATTTGTACAATTCCATTTTGGACTTCAAACATCATTCGCATGATTTCCTGGATTCCTTTTTTGGGTCGCAATGGTGTTTTTAATACGATGCTGCAGTCCATTGGTTTGATAGATGAGCCATTGGAATTTCTTCTTTTTTCCGATTTTTCAATCGTTTTGGCGTTTGTTCATCTTTACGCCTTATTCATGGTGGTGCCGATCTTCAACAGCATGATGCGAATCGATCGTTCCTTTATTGAAGCTGCCATCGATGGTGGTGCGAATGGCTGGCAGACGCTCACCAATGTTGTAATTCCCCTTTGTAAACCAGGTATTGCTATCGGTTCTATCTTTGTGGTCACCTTGGTCATGGGCGACTACATTACAGTTCGCTTGATGGGTGGAGGACAACGAGCTTCTGTTGGGGTGATGATGTGGAATGAGATCTCACTTCTATTGTACCCAGCTGCAGCTGCTCATGCAGTTGTTCTATTGGCAGTCGTCCTAATTATGGTTAGCCTGATGATGCGGGTTGTTGATTTGAAGAAGGAACTTTGA
- a CDS encoding FAD binding domain-containing protein, which yields MKRDYVFFFCNGQPIRVKGLAVLQTLSTWLRKERQLTGTKVVCAEGDCGACTVLLGYTSSEKIKYEAVNSCILNVHQLDGLHVITIEGLAWGDRLHPVQQAMRDGFGSQCGYCTPGIVMALAANALVDSESTRKKLTAKEALIGNLCRCTGYEAIIDSAEASKKINSWKLAEQYPPGAIVKQLKEETKIPFALQEVDPSLEQEIPRKCWRPRTLKDAVEIKRKHLEARWLAGGTDLCVQINKERIDPKELIATSEISELCGIREEGNHLIFGGNVSWRELEEWALVNWPNVKDMLDLFASPQIRNRGTIAGNLANASPVADSLPWLYVSEAEIGACDGEKWRWIPIEKFYKGYKLLDLRQSELIGAIRIQKSHQSLSQRLFKVSKRRDLDISTFTAAIQWQIVEGRFKQIRLAYGGVGPTVIRLHKTEKVLQGNQCTQDLIEQAGKIAVSEISPISDVRSSIHYRNCLAETVLKKFFHEEISMVA from the coding sequence ATGAAACGCGATTACGTATTTTTCTTTTGTAACGGTCAACCAATTCGGGTGAAAGGCTTGGCAGTCTTGCAGACTCTGTCAACATGGCTCCGAAAAGAAAGACAATTAACTGGAACAAAGGTCGTTTGTGCAGAAGGGGACTGTGGGGCTTGTACGGTTTTGTTGGGGTATACGAGTTCAGAAAAAATTAAATACGAAGCTGTTAATAGCTGTATTTTGAACGTCCACCAATTGGATGGACTTCACGTTATCACAATCGAAGGTTTAGCCTGGGGAGATCGGCTGCATCCAGTTCAGCAGGCAATGCGAGATGGGTTTGGTTCACAATGTGGCTATTGCACTCCTGGAATCGTGATGGCACTTGCCGCAAATGCTCTGGTAGATTCAGAATCCACGAGGAAAAAATTAACTGCGAAAGAAGCATTGATCGGTAATCTCTGTAGGTGCACGGGCTATGAAGCGATCATTGATTCTGCGGAAGCCTCAAAAAAAATTAATTCTTGGAAACTTGCTGAACAATATCCTCCTGGTGCAATCGTAAAACAACTCAAAGAAGAGACAAAGATCCCTTTTGCATTGCAAGAAGTTGATCCATCACTAGAGCAGGAAATACCAAGAAAGTGTTGGAGGCCCAGAACGCTAAAGGACGCCGTAGAAATTAAACGCAAGCACCTAGAAGCTCGATGGTTGGCTGGGGGAACTGACCTATGTGTCCAGATCAATAAAGAGAGAATCGATCCCAAAGAATTGATTGCGACAAGCGAAATTTCTGAATTGTGTGGGATCAGAGAGGAAGGGAACCACCTGATTTTTGGTGGAAATGTCAGTTGGAGGGAATTGGAAGAGTGGGCTCTAGTAAATTGGCCTAATGTAAAAGACATGTTGGATCTGTTTGCATCCCCTCAAATCCGAAATCGTGGGACCATTGCGGGTAATCTGGCCAATGCCTCACCGGTAGCGGACAGTTTGCCTTGGCTATACGTTAGTGAGGCAGAAATTGGGGCTTGTGATGGGGAGAAATGGCGTTGGATTCCAATCGAAAAGTTTTATAAAGGCTACAAGTTACTAGATCTTCGACAAAGTGAATTGATTGGGGCTATTAGGATTCAAAAATCTCATCAGAGTTTGTCACAGCGCTTGTTTAAGGTTTCCAAGAGGAGAGATTTGGATATTTCCACATTCACAGCGGCCATTCAATGGCAAATAGTTGAAGGTCGATTCAAACAAATTAGATTGGCGTATGGGGGGGTGGGGCCAACCGTTATTCGTCTTCACAAAACCGAAAAAGTCCTCCAAGGTAACCAATGCACGCAAGACTTGATTGAACAAGCTGGTAAAATAGCTGTGTCTGAAATCAGTCCTATTTCAGATGTACGTTCATCTATTCACTACCGAAATTGTTTGGCAGAGACGGTTCTCAAAAAATTCTTTCATGAAGAAATTTCGATGGTGGCATAA
- a CDS encoding PotD/PotF family extracellular solute-binding protein, with protein sequence MKNSTTLTSLSRRDLLKRGSAVALGAAVGSQAITGFPTIWAQNIKNVTLRQFGTGVSNINEIAKKAKEDLGITLEMTALNTDATAQRVVTQPKSFDIADIEYFTLKKVWPSGNMQPMDISKLKYFDKIVGIFKDGRLTPSSKIAQGTAPHTVSFTDGPNSKSFSKSMTNWYTMVPTIYNADTLGIRPDLIGRPINSWTELLNPEFKGKASILNIASIGIMDAAMVCEAMGEVQYGDKGNMTKEEIDKTMAIFTEAKKAGQFRAFWQTFDESVNLMASGEVVIQSMWSPAITKVRSMGLPCIYQPLKEGYRSWGGGLGLSRNLSGLELDAAYEYINWYLSGWVGGLLMRQGYYSAAPETSKLHMSADEWGFWFEGKAAQNDIMDPFGNKLEPKGAKRDGGSFEERMGRVECWNSVMDENRHMVRKWNEFIAA encoded by the coding sequence ATGAAAAATTCCACCACCCTAACCTCTCTTTCACGACGTGATCTTCTCAAACGTGGAAGCGCGGTCGCACTTGGTGCTGCCGTTGGATCTCAGGCCATCACAGGTTTCCCAACGATCTGGGCCCAGAACATCAAGAATGTAACTTTACGGCAGTTTGGAACTGGAGTTTCCAACATCAATGAAATTGCCAAGAAGGCAAAGGAAGATTTGGGCATCACACTGGAAATGACCGCTCTAAATACAGATGCAACGGCTCAGCGAGTTGTTACCCAACCAAAGAGCTTTGACATCGCAGATATCGAGTACTTTACTTTGAAGAAAGTATGGCCTAGTGGAAACATGCAGCCTATGGACATCAGCAAGCTTAAGTACTTCGACAAGATTGTTGGAATCTTTAAAGATGGACGTCTTACCCCTTCTTCAAAGATTGCCCAAGGTACCGCACCCCATACTGTTAGCTTCACAGATGGCCCAAATTCGAAGAGCTTTTCGAAGTCAATGACCAACTGGTACACCATGGTTCCGACAATTTACAATGCGGACACTTTGGGTATTCGACCTGATCTGATTGGTCGACCAATCAACAGCTGGACAGAACTATTGAATCCAGAATTTAAGGGAAAGGCGTCTATCCTGAATATTGCCTCTATCGGCATCATGGATGCTGCGATGGTCTGCGAAGCAATGGGCGAAGTTCAGTACGGTGATAAAGGAAACATGACCAAGGAAGAGATCGACAAGACCATGGCGATCTTCACTGAAGCCAAGAAGGCTGGACAGTTCCGTGCTTTCTGGCAGACCTTTGACGAGTCAGTCAACTTGATGGCATCGGGTGAGGTTGTCATTCAGTCAATGTGGTCACCTGCGATCACCAAAGTCCGCTCAATGGGGCTGCCATGCATCTACCAGCCATTGAAAGAGGGCTATCGCTCTTGGGGCGGGGGACTTGGTTTATCCAGAAACCTTTCTGGCCTAGAGTTAGATGCGGCCTACGAATATATCAACTGGTATCTTTCTGGTTGGGTTGGGGGTCTGCTGATGCGTCAGGGCTATTACTCGGCAGCTCCAGAGACTTCCAAGCTACACATGTCAGCAGATGAGTGGGGCTTCTGGTTTGAAGGGAAAGCTGCTCAAAACGATATCATGGATCCATTTGGCAATAAGCTGGAACCAAAAGGTGCTAAGCGTGATGGTGGTTCCTTCGAGGAACGAATGGGACGCGTTGAGTGTTGGAATTCAGTGATGGATGAGAACCGTCACATGGTGCGCAAGTGGAATGAGTTCATCGCTGCTTAA
- a CDS encoding urate hydroxylase PuuD, with protein MIEAHIHEWLNLVVRWIHMITGIAWIGASFYFNWVEGQLNRKGPNPPGIAGDLWAVHGGGFYHSQKYQVAPEKLPEKLHWFKWEAYMTWVSGMALLIIVYFWQAESYMVDPSVADLSGWQAIAINLSAMLLGCLIYDQLCRSPFGQHNDWMLYLFIIALPIVAWGLGQFLSGRATYITVGGMIGSMMVGNVFFVIIPVQKKMVGAMLAGEPPDGKMGKQGLQRSRHNNYLTLPVLLIMISNHFPTTFGHSYHWLILGSLSVIGIVVKHYFNLRHQGKHPNWLLPSAALATVAVVILSGPWMRETTVTTQMVSDNQAVNILQRRCTSCHAAMPTQPGFSAPPKGVILETVAHLRKYAAQVQSQAVTSHTMPLANLTGMTQEERNQLGGWLQQHL; from the coding sequence GTGATTGAAGCACATATTCATGAATGGTTAAATCTTGTGGTTCGCTGGATCCACATGATCACGGGGATTGCTTGGATAGGGGCTTCATTCTACTTCAATTGGGTTGAGGGGCAACTGAATCGAAAAGGGCCTAATCCACCTGGTATTGCAGGGGATTTGTGGGCGGTTCATGGAGGTGGATTCTACCATTCACAGAAATACCAGGTAGCACCAGAAAAGCTTCCAGAGAAGCTTCATTGGTTCAAGTGGGAAGCTTACATGACCTGGGTCAGTGGGATGGCGCTGCTGATCATCGTTTATTTCTGGCAGGCTGAATCCTATATGGTAGATCCTTCGGTCGCTGATTTGTCTGGCTGGCAAGCGATTGCGATTAATCTGAGTGCTATGCTCTTAGGCTGTCTGATTTATGATCAGCTCTGTCGGTCTCCTTTTGGACAGCACAACGATTGGATGCTTTACTTGTTTATCATTGCATTACCAATTGTTGCTTGGGGATTGGGTCAATTTTTGAGTGGCAGGGCCACCTACATTACCGTAGGAGGAATGATTGGTTCCATGATGGTAGGAAACGTCTTCTTTGTCATCATCCCTGTACAAAAGAAGATGGTAGGGGCAATGCTAGCTGGAGAGCCCCCTGATGGTAAAATGGGAAAGCAGGGTCTTCAGCGCTCCAGACACAACAACTACCTGACACTTCCTGTTTTGCTGATCATGATCAGTAATCATTTCCCAACGACCTTTGGCCATTCCTACCACTGGTTGATTTTAGGCTCGCTGTCAGTGATTGGAATTGTCGTCAAGCACTATTTCAATTTACGCCACCAGGGGAAACATCCAAATTGGCTTTTGCCAAGCGCGGCTTTAGCAACCGTTGCCGTTGTGATTCTCTCTGGCCCTTGGATGAGAGAAACAACAGTGACCACCCAAATGGTTAGTGACAATCAAGCGGTCAACATTTTACAGCGTCGATGCACTTCTTGTCACGCAGCCATGCCAACCCAACCAGGTTTCAGTGCTCCACCAAAGGGTGTTATTTTGGAGACTGTCGCTCATCTTCGAAAATATGCTGCTCAGGTACAGTCTCAGGCAGTTACCTCGCATACAATGCCACTTGCAAACCTGACTGGAATGACCCAGGAGGAACGAAATCAACTGGGTGGATGGCTTCAACAGCATTTATGA
- a CDS encoding ABC transporter permease, with amino-acid sequence MQKRNLERLAPWFVTVSMFLIWEIICQLGGIPEYFLPAPTVIFDAMLTFHEALIEDSLYTLLSTSLGFGIAVVFGLLLGLLIGWSKTIYLGLYPVMVGFNSVPKVAVVPILVLWFGIGTVPAVLTAFLISFFPIVVNVATGLATTEPELEDVLRSLGASKLDIMLKVGIPGAMPFFFGSLKVAITLAFVGAVVSETVASNHGVGHLMLSAQANFEVPLVFAGLLVLAFEGIVMYAIFAAIEKRTAHWAYRSHQ; translated from the coding sequence ATGCAAAAGCGTAACTTAGAAAGATTGGCACCATGGTTCGTAACAGTCTCAATGTTTCTTATATGGGAAATTATCTGTCAATTGGGGGGGATTCCTGAATATTTCCTACCAGCTCCAACTGTTATCTTTGATGCGATGCTTACTTTTCATGAGGCACTCATCGAAGACTCCCTTTATACTTTGCTTTCTACTTCTCTGGGGTTTGGGATTGCCGTTGTTTTTGGGTTATTGCTCGGATTGTTGATTGGCTGGTCTAAAACGATTTATCTGGGGCTTTATCCAGTGATGGTTGGCTTCAACAGCGTTCCGAAGGTGGCTGTTGTTCCAATCCTCGTATTGTGGTTTGGAATAGGTACCGTGCCAGCTGTGCTTACGGCTTTTCTGATTTCTTTTTTCCCTATCGTAGTAAATGTAGCCACCGGTCTAGCTACGACTGAGCCAGAGTTAGAAGATGTCTTACGGTCATTGGGGGCCAGCAAGCTGGATATTATGTTGAAAGTAGGAATTCCAGGAGCGATGCCATTTTTTTTTGGATCTCTCAAGGTTGCCATCACTTTGGCGTTTGTTGGGGCAGTCGTGTCTGAAACTGTTGCCTCGAATCATGGTGTTGGACATCTAATGCTCTCAGCCCAAGCAAATTTTGAAGTTCCCTTGGTCTTTGCAGGCTTACTGGTCTTAGCTTTCGAGGGTATAGTAATGTATGCCATTTTCGCAGCGATTGAGAAGCGTACCGCTCATTGGGCCTATCGGAGCCACCAGTGA
- a CDS encoding ABC transporter ATP-binding protein, which translates to MPEKRSLTREARDVELDQLYKKYGQTTAVNGISLKIPAGSYCCLVGPSGCGKTSTLRMIAGHEDVSEGSILLGNKEINEVPPAKRETAMMFQNYALFPHLNCRDNVAFSLKMRGVEKNERQRVADEYLELVHMSSFAERIPAQLSGGQQQRIALARALVTHPSVLLLDEPLSALDPFLRVKMRAELKRLQVELGISFIHVTHSQVEALALADQVVVMNQGNIEQAGSPREVFNQPKSEFVAKFVGGHNLIKAKFEKKYSESEVLLSSQEGFSYLVPWTALDTPSGPVTFSLRQDCIRLDQPSEETPPPNEVRGTVTAVEYKGTSLSVTLQLDGEQELEVTLPEQLLGQLDVSYGKQLAASWKPQDLCLLN; encoded by the coding sequence TTGCCTGAGAAAAGATCACTGACCAGAGAAGCGCGAGATGTGGAACTGGACCAACTTTATAAAAAATACGGTCAAACCACAGCTGTCAACGGAATTAGCCTGAAGATTCCAGCCGGAAGTTATTGCTGTTTGGTTGGACCAAGTGGTTGTGGAAAAACATCTACCCTGAGAATGATTGCTGGTCATGAAGATGTCAGTGAGGGTTCAATCCTATTGGGAAACAAGGAGATCAACGAAGTACCTCCGGCAAAGAGAGAGACAGCCATGATGTTCCAGAATTACGCGCTCTTTCCTCATCTGAATTGCCGGGATAACGTTGCCTTCAGTTTGAAAATGCGAGGAGTTGAAAAAAATGAGAGGCAAAGAGTTGCTGATGAATATCTGGAACTGGTCCACATGTCTTCTTTTGCAGAGAGAATCCCAGCTCAACTCTCTGGAGGACAACAGCAGCGTATTGCTTTGGCAAGGGCCTTAGTGACGCATCCTTCTGTGCTTTTGTTAGATGAACCCCTTTCCGCATTGGATCCTTTTTTAAGAGTGAAGATGCGAGCAGAACTAAAGCGCTTACAGGTGGAATTGGGGATATCCTTTATTCACGTGACTCATAGCCAGGTTGAGGCACTTGCTCTTGCTGATCAGGTCGTCGTGATGAACCAAGGGAACATCGAGCAAGCAGGATCACCCAGAGAAGTTTTCAATCAACCAAAGAGTGAATTTGTTGCTAAATTTGTGGGAGGACATAACCTAATCAAAGCAAAATTTGAAAAAAAATATTCAGAATCAGAAGTTCTCTTGAGCAGCCAGGAGGGCTTTAGCTATCTGGTTCCTTGGACTGCACTGGACACCCCGTCAGGTCCAGTAACATTTTCACTTCGTCAGGACTGTATCCGGCTGGATCAGCCCTCGGAGGAGACCCCACCTCCAAACGAGGTGCGTGGTACTGTTACGGCAGTTGAGTACAAGGGAACCAGTTTGAGTGTGACACTCCAACTCGACGGGGAGCAGGAACTTGAAGTCACACTACCTGAACAACTGCTTGGGCAGTTGGATGTTTCCTATGGTAAACAGCTTGCCGCAAGCTGGAAACCGCAGGATTTATGTCTGCTAAATTAA
- the xdhB gene encoding xanthine dehydrogenase molybdopterin binding subunit, whose product METGKSLAHDSAEMHVTGAALYTDDSVANAGELVVGFVGSPVAHGLLKRIDLSSLYLIPGFVGAFTWQDIPGANLFGPVIADEPFLVKDVCEYVGQPIVVLAAENSSALRKARLQVQIEVEEKTPWLTISQSLRQNSFLGNLREIKRGDFEGAWRKAEHQIEGVFYSNGQEQFYLESQAVIAHPGEGNEILIQASTQNPTELQEVVAHMLGIGFNEVICTCRRMGGAFGGKETQAALPALMAALVTKKTGRSGRIAYDKDTDMHVTGKRHPFRSEYQAAVGKEGNLLGLKVELYSNGGAYTDLSLAIMERALLHVDNAYFIQNITLRGQVCKTHLPPNTAFRGFGGPQGMAVVENLMEDIAAKLRRDPYEIRSQNCYGNSPRDFTPYGQRVESRLPQILNQIHESSDYKTRLEKIRQFNEKSLTHLRGISLTPMKFGISFTATFLNQANALINILKDGSVQVSTGGTEMGQGLTVKIRQIVAEELGVPSEQVKYMTTSTEKNHNTSPTAASAGTDLNGMAAANACQAIRSRLAQFAAELFADTQVGLSKSPEAIEFSEGKVWDRRCPEKQVTFGELALQAYRNRVNLGERGFYRTPGVGFNQFTGKGSPFHYYTTGACVAEVEIDRFTGQWKLERADLLLDIGHSINPGIDRGQIVGGFVQGLGWVSMEELRYQEDGKLLSCSPTSYKIPNFGDLPKDLRIELYENPAPNGSIRKSKAVGEPPLMLALAAFTAVKQALEHISPGKIVPLAIPATSEEVLRCMTWLGNPEAAWGLTNSEIPLISKPGQSITNKAEKVA is encoded by the coding sequence ATGGAAACAGGTAAAAGCCTTGCCCACGACTCTGCTGAAATGCATGTCACGGGGGCTGCACTATACACAGATGACAGCGTAGCAAATGCTGGCGAGTTAGTAGTGGGCTTTGTTGGAAGTCCAGTTGCTCATGGGTTGTTGAAGCGAATAGATTTGAGTAGCCTTTATCTGATTCCTGGCTTTGTGGGGGCCTTCACTTGGCAAGATATACCTGGAGCGAACTTGTTTGGGCCTGTGATTGCTGATGAACCGTTCTTGGTAAAAGATGTGTGTGAGTATGTTGGACAGCCAATTGTGGTCTTAGCTGCTGAAAATTCCAGTGCGCTCAGGAAAGCACGCCTACAGGTTCAGATCGAAGTTGAGGAAAAAACGCCATGGCTGACAATTTCTCAGTCGCTCAGACAAAATTCTTTCTTGGGTAATCTTCGAGAGATCAAGCGTGGAGACTTTGAAGGAGCGTGGCGTAAAGCCGAACATCAAATTGAGGGTGTATTTTACAGCAACGGCCAAGAGCAATTCTATCTAGAGTCCCAAGCGGTCATAGCACATCCTGGTGAAGGCAATGAGATCTTGATTCAGGCATCGACACAAAATCCAACAGAGCTTCAGGAGGTTGTAGCTCACATGCTGGGAATTGGTTTCAATGAGGTGATCTGTACCTGCCGTAGAATGGGAGGAGCCTTCGGAGGAAAAGAGACGCAAGCGGCCCTGCCGGCATTAATGGCTGCATTAGTCACCAAGAAAACAGGAAGATCAGGACGCATTGCTTACGACAAAGACACGGATATGCACGTTACTGGGAAACGACATCCTTTCAGAAGTGAATATCAGGCTGCAGTTGGTAAGGAAGGGAATCTTTTGGGCCTGAAAGTGGAGTTGTATTCCAATGGCGGAGCTTACACGGATCTTTCATTAGCCATTATGGAGCGAGCTCTGCTACATGTTGACAACGCTTATTTCATACAGAATATAACTCTTAGGGGTCAAGTCTGTAAAACTCACCTGCCACCAAATACAGCTTTTAGAGGATTTGGAGGACCCCAAGGAATGGCTGTGGTTGAAAACTTGATGGAGGATATCGCAGCAAAATTAAGGCGCGATCCTTATGAAATTCGTAGTCAGAACTGCTATGGAAATTCTCCAAGAGATTTTACCCCTTACGGTCAGAGGGTAGAAAGCCGGCTGCCTCAAATTCTAAATCAAATCCATGAAAGCTCTGATTATAAGACAAGACTTGAAAAGATCAGGCAGTTTAATGAGAAATCTCTGACTCATCTTCGGGGAATTTCGCTAACGCCCATGAAGTTTGGGATATCCTTCACAGCTACTTTTCTCAATCAGGCGAATGCACTCATCAATATCCTAAAGGATGGCAGTGTACAGGTTTCAACTGGTGGAACCGAGATGGGACAGGGTCTAACGGTTAAAATCCGTCAGATCGTAGCAGAGGAATTGGGAGTGCCCTCAGAGCAAGTCAAGTACATGACGACCTCGACGGAGAAGAATCATAATACTTCTCCTACAGCTGCCTCTGCTGGTACAGATCTCAATGGAATGGCAGCAGCCAATGCTTGCCAAGCCATACGATCTCGTCTTGCTCAGTTTGCCGCTGAACTTTTCGCAGATACCCAAGTTGGACTTTCTAAATCTCCAGAGGCTATTGAATTCTCTGAAGGCAAAGTTTGGGATCGAAGGTGCCCTGAGAAACAGGTAACTTTTGGTGAACTTGCACTGCAAGCCTACAGAAACCGCGTGAATCTCGGTGAGAGAGGATTTTATAGGACTCCGGGGGTTGGATTCAATCAATTCACAGGAAAAGGTAGCCCATTCCACTACTACACTACAGGGGCATGCGTTGCTGAAGTAGAGATTGATCGCTTCACAGGCCAATGGAAGTTAGAAAGAGCCGATTTGTTGTTAGATATCGGTCATTCAATCAACCCAGGTATCGACAGAGGACAGATAGTAGGGGGTTTTGTGCAAGGTTTAGGTTGGGTGAGTATGGAAGAACTCCGCTACCAGGAAGATGGGAAATTACTATCGTGTTCACCAACTTCATATAAAATTCCTAATTTTGGAGATCTCCCAAAAGATCTAAGGATCGAACTCTACGAGAATCCAGCACCGAATGGAAGTATTCGGAAAAGCAAAGCTGTGGGGGAACCCCCCTTGATGCTTGCACTTGCCGCATTTACAGCAGTCAAACAGGCACTTGAACATATTTCGCCTGGCAAAATAGTTCCCTTGGCTATTCCAGCGACCTCTGAAGAAGTCCTGAGATGCATGACTTGGTTGGGAAATCCTGAGGCAGCGTGGGGTCTAACTAATTCAGAAATTCCTCTGATTTCTAAGCCAGGGCAGTCCATCACAAATAAGGCTGAAAAAGTAGCCTAG